From the Diadema setosum chromosome 6, eeDiaSeto1, whole genome shotgun sequence genome, the window TTTGCTTGCCGGGAGATGTCTACCTTTAATGTTTGTCCAGTCAAGTGGACCTAACGAAGGCATCCTTGGAATTTCGCTGAGCCGTCCCTGTCTTCCGAGAAGGCCATATTGCATGCCCTGGGAGGCATACACGCAATcaattttctttgaaacatgGGTCAGCGAATCAATTCAGATTGTTTCTGTTGTAAAGTAACTTCATTGTTTTTGTACCCTTTTGGCGTACTTCCACCGGATGTGTAAGTTGCCTAATTACTTTAATATTGTGAAAGATATATTGACAATATATGTTATATAGATATGGCGATATGGCACACAGCTGGTGAAATTACCGTTATTATTGTTAACATGAATATTCCCACAACATTGCTATCAATACGATCAGTGTTTTCGTTATAATCACTTTTTCCatatttgttgtcattattgatatgaacattattgttattatcgtcACCGTAAATAAAAGGACAATTCAAACTAACTATATAAGCGTGATATCTTAATAGACAACACGatctaataatgatgatgatgactgcaCCCGGATCCATATCGTTCTATATGCAAAAGGAgcatattaataataataataataatgataataataataataataataataataataataataataataataataataataataataataataataaataacatttatatagcgcttaattctgatgtttctaagcgcattgatccggaaaaaaaaaaagaaaagaagtatgacattaaaataaaatatagCATTATGTAAATATACGTATTATAATATAACATGCAgtagcaaaacaacaacaacaaataataatagCATAATCGTTAGATgacctttttgttttttcaggaaAATAATTCATGCGCTGTATGGATAAAACAGGATCCAAATGTGATTCTCGTGTCACATTATTATTAAAAATGAGTGTCCTCTCTTTTAAACAAGGTCATTGTAATTGCCAATggaaatcggggggggggggggtcaacgGTAAGTTTTTAAACCGATATTGCATTATGCTCACCTGGTAGcttctgatttttttgttttttctgagcCAACACACCATCAATAACTATCATCtatctttcttttgtttctatttttttttttttgggggggggggggggctcaacaGATTATCAAAAACAAGTCTttgcaaagtgaaatttctcATTGTATCATCCTTTCGACGATATTCAACGAAGCTGCTATAAACTCTAATCTCAAGTTGTTATTTGCTTCGATCCTTTGTTTTGAAAAGAGAATGACAACAACCATATCACCCAGAGGCCATTATGCCAGTCAAGCAAACTAGCCACTGATCACAGTCCCCTCCACATTAACCTTTAACTATAATGATACctatttgttatcattttatcatcattccTTTCTCTTAAATACACTGATGTGAACGTGATCATTTATTTGGATTTGGATTTGTACAAGTAGAtgaattataaaagaaaaatctgaaacTGGAAGTTCGGAAAATGCCGTGCAAATGCATGCTCACCATGAGTTGAAGGCGGAGAATAATTTGACAAGTGATAGTGACGGACGTTCAAGTAATGATGCTCTTTAAAAAGACCCAACTTATTAGTCACAGCGGGGCGCAGTAGCCATGTGTTctatacacccccccccccccttggagtACCAGTATTTCTACGTGCCCCAATTATCCACTCGCGCAGACATCCTCCCAGGCATCACGTGACCAATAGCTTTACCTTTTGATGTCGAGCAAAGATGTGCGTGGTGTCGCCGATGTACGGTCGCTCAAGACCattatgtataggcctactatgtcAGAACTTGAATTGCAGGCTACCCCCTccccacctctctctctctctctctttttctctctttcttcctttctctcatCAATTATACCGATACTTTCATGTATATCAGTATGTtcgatataaattatatatctctctgtgtatctatgtatgtatctcTCTCTATTTGATAGCTGTATTTTCTtctctgtctttatttttttcatgaattccAAGCATGCCTAAGCCTATTTGATTTTTTACATGTGATTATGTGATATCGATTCGTGTAAAAATCCCCACACTTTCGAAAAATGATGGAGTAAATCAtgaccccccctcccccctcccccccccccaaaaaaaaaaagatattcagaaTTCGGtgagaagggaaaatcaatgtTTATAAGTAAGTCGTTACGCGTAGTGTTTATATACTTTTATACTTTTACAGAGAATAGAATAACCATAACACAAGTCCGTCACAACTGGCAATTCAAACCACTTGCTGATAAATGTGAGAACATAAGAACtcactttttattttctatacTCCACACAACAAAATATCATACCGTTTGTCGGGTTTAACTTCCAACAATCCTCTTGTGTGCTTCTTATGATCCCGCCATTTCAAGCAatatctaaaaagtgtactttgAATTTCGTAAAGTTGTTATTGTGGCTAGAAATGGAAATATTATAACATGATGAATAACTACATTTCCCCCCTTGTGTTCTTTGCCTtccaccctcccctcccctccccaatctatatatctatctatctatttctatctctctcttgtATTTCTCATCCATAGGTTTCCGATCGAAATTCAGGAGAGATGCTGTGAAGGCACATAACAAATACCGCGCGATGCACGGAGCGCCCGCTCTCAAGCTCGACAACAGACTGAACAAGTACGCGCAGGACTGGGCGGACAAGTGCGCGAAGAAGGCGCAATTGGCGCATCGGACTGATCACAAGTACGGGGAAAACATCCACTACGCATACGACTCCACGGGGATCGAAAATATCACAGGTGTGGTGGATGTAGGGTGTATCAACGTGATTATAATAGCTGCACCTGCCaagttaatttctttttttctcgagTGGGTTTATAATATTGTTGAATGACCTATGGAACAGAGAGAATGGGAATATTGCATAGCACTAGTATCTATTCATACTTTTGCGTTGCCTGGCAATCTCTGATAACGAAGAGTTGCAATTTATGTTGTGCAATTACTGTCAATACTGATTATTGTGTCAATCTTTGAAGTCTACTTGCTCTAAGAGTAGACCTTACACTATGCGGAAaataggttcaactttgcacttTTACCTCATCTTTCAGACCGGAATGGTGCAAAATTGCACCTTTTTAGGTTAACACgggtctgaaaggtgcaaaatTGCACCCATAAAGGTGCTCCCAGTGTGGCACTACGGTAAAGATGCATAGTTGAACGTATTTTCTTAGAGCGCACTATGACTAACCTACGACTATACATTTGAAGAGGATAATGAGATGAGTAAATCTGCATAAGAACCGAGTTTCTTCAGTTAACAAGCGAAGTTTCCTTCGACCTTCGTGCGCTTTCGCCTGCTGTTTTCTGCAAGCTTCGTGTGCTACTCGCAGAAGATGAGTTATTGGCAGTCTTGCAAACCGAAAGAAGTCATGCTATAGAAGATCATGAAACAAACGAGAAACCTACCACAGGACCAAAGCCTGAGTACCAGAGAAAACCAGTTCATCTGGACATCTctgaagaaagaggaaaagataTCACAAAAAGTGCAATCACCTATACCACACACAGGCAAATTATACATCCTTTGGTCTTACTGCACACCACTGCTTTCCTCTGAGCCCTTTAGTAAATTACTATTTGATTCTGTAGATACTACAACAATCCAAGATATTTTGGTAGATATTTTGGATCCCTTTGGTTGGTAAGTCAGACCACAATGTCCAGAATTCGGAAGAATTCGCAGAGGAGATCAGGCAGCTGACCACTGAACTTAGACAATCGTTAATGTCCTTTGATGTAGCTGGCCTATTCACTAATACACCAATCGAGCTAGAGACTGTAGTTGAAAGACCAGAACTGACTTCTCCCTAAAATTGGAGGAACATTGGCGCACCtttaagaaaataaagtaatatCACCAGATAATCCAACTGGAGTGGTGTTATATAGTACCTTGCAAGATATATCACTGATAAGTTCCTGTTATCGAGACAGGCAGAAAATTTGGAGCCAGGAAGTCCGAACATCAACAAGAGGTGGAATCAATCCTGGAAGGATCCATTTCACCAGGACCAAAGAGAACGTGGAGATGACAACTGAGCTGAACAAAGCAATCCAGCCATAGTGATCACGTtgcacattaaagggatggtatagttttggttgagataagAGTtcaggtttttgtttgtttgtttgtttgtttgttttttggtaagataatcaGTAACCCCTTATTAAAAAGCTTGGATTCTTAGACGAATGTAAGTTTATTTatatgaaaatcggtttcgaagtgactgagatatccagccccccccccccaaaaaaaaaatgaataaataaataaataaataaaatagtcCTAATAATTATATAAGAGATGAATCCCCATTTTATTAGGAACGCGgagttatttatttttattatgtcAGCCGAAATCAATTTACCTCAAATGAACTTTGACTTCCTCTTATGTATgtcttttttaatatttcataagcaTGATAAGTGGTTTGtaataacaaaagaagaaaaacctgaatccccatatataaactgtactatcccttcaAAACCACACTGTTGACAGGAGGGAAAATAAGTCTGATTCTAAGGCAATAGATAAATAACAAGATTTACTACCAGCATTAATTCACATCCAACGGGGGCTTGGACGCTCAGTGGATTGCGACATGGGGCAATCGTTCATCCCCATTATTCTCTCGGACACAAGACAGCCCATACCCCCATCTACGGCGAGTTTACGCCAGTCTGGCACAGCTGAAGCTGCAGGCGAAAGCTCACGGAGATAAAACAAACTTCAGTTGTGAAACTGTTAGGGAAACTCGTTTCTACTGTAACTAGACAGATAAACTAGCACAAATATTATGCATGGACTATTGAATTGGTGTATTTAGCAAGACCGATTTAGCGGAGAAGTACTTGTGTACGTTCTGATTTCgaaaaatgtaatatatttgtgATTGAGAGCCGAataaaatattaataatgatagtggGTTCCTACTAAGCACGTTTGAAGAGATTCTAAATTGTATTTTCAACCCGGCTGTATGTTTGCTTTTGAGACTTGTACCTTTCTATGGTTTCATATGAGCTTTTGTCCTATatttgccacccccccccccccatctttcgATCCCTTTGAACTGAAAAGGCGAAAAGGCTTCTAAAGCTTTCTACGATGAAATCAGCCGTTACAACTTCTCCGGAGGCGGTGGATTCTCGTCTGGAACTGGTAAGTAGCCTCCGTTAGTCGAGCTCttatgtggaaaaaaaagtcGAATACCAGTTTATGGGTGTCAATTCCATAAACGATTCCTCTAATTGCTTAATGACCCAATAGTTATTTGATTCAGGTGGAGATGATGTTATTTTATTTGTTCCCTACAAGGTGGTAAGACGCAAACCTTGCCTGCAATAACTACAGTTTTCTGTATCACTTACTGCGTGTTTTTTGACCAAATTAACCATAGCTTTACATTACACCCGGAGGGATTCTCTCTTACCCGAATCTCAGGGCCTCCCTAACACCTCCTCCCCCATTTGTCTATCCCtgtctccttttctctctctctctatctgtctctgtctctctccctctttctctgaatcattacaatttgtatttaGTATAATATTCACGACGTATTTGTTCtcgatttcattttcggaatgaCTATAGACGGCAGAGCTAAATAGGAAATGACAGAATTTCTCTCTCACAATGTTGTGaccttttgtttgttcattttccatatgCGAGAGATGGcttgatagcccatattcagctaagttaagctggtcttccaaaaggtccagttggatgtgaggtgggacgaCTTCACGGCCGGGTTAaccaccctgctctttgcgatgaatgaatgaagcgggatcttttacgtgcatgagttgttgctctctcatacacgggacctccattttatgtcctatccgagggacagagtgttttgcctcttactagtgGGGGCGGTATGCTTACTCCAACACataacattgctcagtccagactcgggttccaACCCgagccgcgtgatcgtgagaccgactgagccaactcaccgccctataGGGTTGATTAATTGTGAAGATTTAGTGGAcaaaggagttgggaatcccccacATGACAAACTTTCGGAATTCCATGAGAGAATACTGATTTTGAAAGATCCCGAACTGAACTGGAGAAGGTTACCAAAGACTACATCCCATGCAATAGCACTTTACTCAGATTTCTGCATAATCTGTCTGGTTTAAAGAATTGACTAGATGTGACACCTCGCTGTGTTGCCCTTTGAACTCTAATGCAGTAGTCTGGCCTAGCCAATCACGCATGTTGTACTTCCACCCCGCAGGTCACTTCACTCAGCTTGTTTGGAAGAAGAGCCGAAGGGTGGGGATCGGTGTGGCAGTCAACCCCAAGAACAGAAACCAGGTGTTCTCCGTGTTTAACTACGAACCGGCGGGGAACGTTCAGGGTCAGTACAAGGAGAACGTGCTTCCGAAGAAAAAGTAGGGGAACTCCTTCGTCCATTCGGCTGCTCGGCCTTTCGTCCCCGGCTTTTGGCTCGGCTTTCAGCTCGTCTTTTCAGCTCGCTATTATTAGCTAGTTGGAGACGTGAGCGCTTTGCTGCGGACTGCCAGACCACTTTCACagctttatttctgttgtgaaAAGTAGCTTGATATTGTCCAGACGTCTGTTTTAATTTCAtcatttatattttgttcatgGGACGTCAAGgaactttctctttttctcttcgttaaatccattgaagaaaaatcaTCTTTACTTCTTCTTTCTGCGGTCAGCTAGAAAGGATAAAGTCATGTTACAGAGGATAAAGTCTCCGTAAGATTAGAACGTTTTCTTCTAAACCTGTCCGGACTCTGTATACTATCATGTCGACATTTTATGCTCGCATTGTATGTTTAATGAAATGATGCCGCATTCAAAGAATGGAGCACTGAGAAATCCATATGAGATGTACCATAGGACCCTATCATGCACTCATTTTGTCATGAACACTAAAACTTAAAACGTGACACTTGCAACACACattgttttgtcttattttcccttgtattttttttttttttgtttggtggcatATGATTCTCTTTCAAAGGAAACACAGCCTAAATACTACacggttgtcgttgttgttacTGGTAAACACTGCCTTTtccatcaaaaaagaaaagagaaaagggatATCAGTAAAGACCAACTCCAGTGGACACCAATTTCTCGACATGTAGATCTTTTCACGTTCGCGTTTTAATTCTAATAACACAACGACAACGCATTATATTGAATTATAGCGCgtttatataataatatttataTCCTGACCTTCGAACCCTTTGTTCTGTTGCGAGTCTTCCGCTTCTTTATCAAAATATCGTGCTATGCAGGTTGAATCTGTACATATTTATGAAGATGTTTATTCGCTCCGCAATAACTGAATTACATGGCAAGATGTGCATTTAAAATCAAACTTTCGTTACCCTTTTCTCAATTGTGCTTCCAAGGGTCGTTCAATGTCTTCCGTTGATAGAATCCTGAATATTGCTTACTTTGAAGCGACCCATATCTGTCAAAATCCTGGATTTTTATGCATTATACCATACGTTTGATATAGATACAACGTTATGATACACGTAGTGATCTCGTACGTTGAGTAAAGTTGGCACCCAAAAACCAAATCACAGTTACTATACTGTCAGTGATTCCTTTGCTTAACGGAAGAAGGCGAAAGTGATATGAAAACACGTCTTCCATCGCCTTAACTTGGCAAGTCGGGCAAGTGATACATTAACCACAAAACGTATGAGGCGATGGTTGACATTGATAATTACCATGTCATGCTAATCTCTTGCTATTATCTAAAtctgatatttgatgtaatgtGCGATTGTAATCAACGaccaaaaaaggaaaaaaaaaagttctccgACATACAACGTATGCAGAGTTTTCAATGTGTATCGAAATTTGCTATAAAGGAGACAATAGGTCATCatatatattttgcttgttttgtgcACTACGGCATAATTACTCTTAATGGTCGAAACATGTGCTGTAAAACCTGTCTCTGTACTCTTAAAAGGTGTTGTGACAGGTAATAATAGTAacaccaatgttttttttttttatgattatcgTAGTTTATTAACGGACGTTGTCATAGCAAGCGCCTAAGTGGTTAGTTAATGTCTACCGTatcgtgtgtatgtatgtacagttaAGGAGGGAGTAGCAGACAGTATGCATGAATTCACTTCAACCACTGAAAGTAAAGTAATCAATTAAGAAGACATGAAAGTCACGAGGATTCTCAAAAGTTTTGATAACGTTTCTGCTAAAGACCAAACATAGCAAACGCAAAGAGAACGGCACAAAATGATGAATGCGATTACTTTGTATAGTGAGTAAAAACACCTGtgatttatacaatgtatattttggtgtccccctccccccccccctctctcttccttAAGAACACGATGTTAGCGAATGGGCGGAATTGTAATTCTGTTGTTGTCCTTTGATTGATTGAGTTACGGTTTCGAACTAAAAGATGCGAATGGTGGAAAATGCTGAGATAATTTAAATGTGGAAAGTTCAGAATGAGATGTCATAAAAGTACTGTTTGATTGTGTGATCATAACCGAAAGATTTCAGTGGGAAAATTCGTGAAGAGACATTGACCTAACATCATCTTTTCCTACAGTGGTAGTATGCAATACTATCTTTCTTATAACTCTAAATGCCAGATCATTTTGCATCGTATTTTGATAGGTAAACTATAACAGGTAGACTTTTATTCATCAATCTGCCCTGCTCCTGGCGAGCTcatacaatgtaaattgtgaaaaatatgggggttttaattttttgttattcttcctctcattttcttttttttttctttattatctttttaaataatTGGTATCATTATCACTATGACTATATCAAGAAagattatcgttattattatgatgataatgatattatagGCTATCATTTTTTATTGCTATCATTGTTAATATCGTTACTAGACTTATGGAAACAGTGTTTTTAAGAGATTGAATATGTCATCGTCGTTGAACTTTGTTTCATTTACTACAGCAATGGAAATGATTGATTGTTATTAGAAGATCAGTCTTTTTGAAACTACGAACTGTGTTCG encodes:
- the LOC140229911 gene encoding Golgi-associated plant pathogenesis-related protein 1-like, which encodes MGGCMSRDGGMGGFRSKFRRDAVKAHNKYRAMHGAPALKLDNRLNKYAQDWADKCAKKAQLAHRTDHKYGENIHYAYDSTGIENITGEKASKAFYDEISRYNFSGGGGFSSGTGHFTQLVWKKSRRVGIGVAVNPKNRNQVFSVFNYEPAGNVQGQYKENVLPKKK